One region of Brassica napus cultivar Da-Ae chromosome A10, Da-Ae, whole genome shotgun sequence genomic DNA includes:
- the LOC106372437 gene encoding probable receptor-like protein kinase At1g80640 isoform X1: MKQIVITAIVLLQASVLLHKSTCDVVFLNTQEESLAPQPSSSAFTPALSPGYQQGEHKQNSDNMRLVVSLGASFSLVAIILVCSLWVFHRRRNLKNSGCECGFSRFLNRSTHSKTLDKRSTKQGVVPLIDYSTIEKGTNGFNESNILGRGGFGCVYLATLDNNVQAAVKKLDCDNDEAAREFKCEVEILSKIQHPNIISLLGYSTNDTARFIVYELMPNISLESHLHGASRGLAITITWPMRMKIALDIARGLEYLHERCHPAIIHRDMKSSNILLDCNFNAKISDFGLAVVNGPKKKNLKLSGTVGYVAPEYLLDGQLTEKSDVYAFGVVLLELLLGKKPVEKIGPGECESIITWAMPYLTDRTKLPNVIDPAIRDTMDLKHLYQVAAVAVLCVQPEPSYRPLITDVLHSLIPLVTMELGGTLKTIRRSASMDHC, encoded by the exons atgaaGCAAATTGTTATTACAGCAATTGTTTTACTACAAGCTTCTGTTCTTCTTCACAAATCCACATGTGATGTTGTGTTCCTCAACACACAAGAAGAATCTCTTGCTCCTCagccttcttcttctgctttcaCTCCTGCCTTGTCTCctg GATATCAACAGGGAGAGCATAAACAAAATAGTGACAACATGAGACTGGTGGTTTCACTTGGAGCTTCTTTTTCCTTAGTTGCAATCATCTTAGTTTGCTCTCTTTGGGTTTTTCATAGAAGAAGAAACCTCAAGAACTCAG GCTGCGAGTGTGGTTTCTCACGGTTCTTGAATCGGTCTACTCACTCAAAAACACTGGACAAGAGATCTACAAAGCAGGGAGTGGTGCCGTTGATTGATTACAGTACGATAGAAAAGGGAACTAATGGTTTCAACGAGAGTAACATTTTGGGTCGAGGTGGATTTGGATGCGTTTATTTAGCTACACTAGACAACAACGTTCAAGCCGCCGTTAAGAAGCTAGACTGTGACAATGACGAAGCAGCAAGAGAGTTTAAG TGTGAAGTTGAGATATTGAGTAAGATCCAGCACCCGAATATAATCTCCTTATTGGGTTATAGCACTAATGATACCGCAAGATTCATTGTCTATGAGCTCATGCCGAATATCTCTCTGGAATCTCACTTGCACg GAGCTTCTAGAGGTTTAGCGATCACAATCACATGGCCTATGAGGATGAAGATTGCTCTTGACATAGCGAG GGGACTAGAGTATTTGCATGAACGTTGCCATCCAGCTATTATTCACAGGGACATGAAATCTTCCAACATATTATTGGATTGTAATTTCAACGCTAAG ATTTCAGATTTTGGTCTTGCTGTTGTGAATggaccgaagaagaagaaccttaAGCTCTCAGGAACAGTTGGCTACGTTGCACCAGAGTATCTTCTCGAcg GACAATTGACAGAGAAGAGTGACGTGTATGCTTTTGGAGTAGTGTTATTAGAGCTTTTACTTGGGAAAAAACCTGTTGAGAAGATAGGTCCTGGTGAATGCGAATCCATCATCACTTGG GCAATGCCTTATCTCACTGATAGAACCAAGTTACCAAACGTCATAGATCCTGCTATTAGAGACACCATGGACTTGAAACATCTTTACCAG GTGGCAGCAGTGGCGGTTTTGTGCGTGCAGCCAGAACCGAGTTATAGACCATTGATTACAGACGTCTTGCATTCTCTTATACCTTTGGTTACCATGGAACTTGGTGGAACCTTGAAAACCATCAGAAGATCTGCTTCCATGGATCACTGCTAA
- the LOC106372435 gene encoding aberrant root formation protein 4 — protein MSAATVSYLHRVREILAGSLRSVEAGESLDLESLVTELASCLNSLSENVASNASDDEHENDVTLNASDDEENDVIIQVLDEILKFLASPRIDQDVMDALSFELPKAISKFAGLSSRCLELAEAIVDRFVEACNPRDMLSVLCEALDAARVSLSLSSSSTPLLHGLSKVFLSVRRRHYEQLKVAVPIVLKVLKDMSLEPDMQPEGLFDKALGIAVSIKDVASKLEKEEGTNVRSLLGLYLMQITAVLSVSIKDKVDSGVPLVMQLKPLLAYCGLTHLGLITGNDPERLLSTISKDDDDFLNSFHDINLGASLLFIWARISPEVADVANDVDELQSNPAKRWQAYGMLKHILASGDLLWEFKRRTIEVLLDIVKGAAPSQCNEEIDCSHYTTSIYAALQAVTLVIMYAPDADLRKKTFETLKRIISDIPVPQRFDVLKALVTNSQSSTMRGILLDQVKNNMSTSSLQATDCDAHVSELVELVLKPPHGGPPLFPDQSDEVLAALNLYRFALLNDGNGFLSKKTLERDYKGWLLPLRTIVSGSIAENQREKDHDQESSLEILCILNRIESLLYWCIELVEERLKSH, from the exons ATGTCTGCTGCTACTGTTTCGTATTTGCATCGTGTACGAGAGATTTTAGCCGGGAGCTTAAGG TCAGTTGAAGCTGGAGAGTCTCTGGACTTGGAGAGCTTGGTCACAGAGCTTGCCAGCTGTCTTAATTCTTTGTCAGAGAACGTAGCTTCCAATGCTAGCGATGATGAGCATGAGAATGATGTAACTTTGAATGCTAGTGATGATGAGGAGAATGATGTTATTATCCAAGTTCTagatgaaattttgaaatttttagcgTCTCCGCGGATTGATCAG GATGTGATGGATGCACTGTCATTTGAATTGCCAAAAGCAATCTCCAAGTTTGCAGGCCTATCAAGCAGATGTCTAGAGTTAGCTGAGGCTATCGTTGATCGGTTTGTGGAAGCATGCAATCCACGTGACATGCTTTCAGTTCTTTGTGAG GCACTCGATGCTGCACGGGTCTCTCTTTCACTCTCCAGTTCTTCTACTCCTTTATTACATGGGCTCTCTAAAG tttttcTATCTGTTCGGAGACGTCACTACGAGCAGCTAAAAGTTGCAGTTCCAATTGTCTTGAAAGTTTTGAAGGACATGTCATTGGAGCCAGACATGCAACCTGAAGGTCTATTTGATAAGGCTCTAGGCATTGCCGTTTCCATTAAAGATGTTGCTTCAAAACTG GAGAAGGAAGAAGGCACAAATGTCCGTAGTTTGCTTGGTCTCTATCTGATGCAGATAACG GCTGTTCTTTCAGTAAGCATCAAAGACAAGGTGGACTCTGGTGTTCCTCTGGTGATGCAGTTAAAACCTTTATTGGCATATTGTGGCTTAACACACCTTGGTTTAATCACTGGAAACGACCCTGAAAGATTACTAAGCACGATCTCGAAAG ATGATGATGACTTCCTCAACTCTTTCCATGACATCAACTTGGGTGCATCGCTTCTATTCATCTGGGCGAGGATCTCACCCGAGGTTGCAGATGTTGCTAACGATGTGGATGAGCTTCAAAGCAATCCAGCGAAAAGGTGGCAAGCATATGGGATGTTGAAACACATACTCGCTTCTGGAGATTTGCTCTGGGAATTCAAGAGACGCACCATCGAGGTTTTGCTTGACATAGTCAAAGGAGCAGCTCCATCTCAATGCAACGAGGAAATAGATTGTTCGCATTACACAACTAGCATCTATGCTGCTTTACAG GCTGTTACGTTGGTGATCATGTATGCTCCTGACGCGGATCTGAGGAAGAAGACATTTGAGACACTAAAGAGG ATTATATCTGATATACCGGTTCCTCAGAGGTTTGACGTTTTAAAAGCCCTTGTCACAAACTCCCAGTCTTCCACAATG AGAGGGATTCTTCTGGATCAAGTAAAAAACAACATGAGCACAAGCAGCTTGCAAGCTACGGACTGTGATGCTCATGTTTCTGAGCTAGTGGAGTTGGTGTTAAAGCCTCCACATGGTGGTCCTCCACTCTTCCCAGACCAGAGTGATGAG GTTCTGGCGGCACTGAACCTCTATAGGTTTGCGTTGCTAAATGATGGCAATGGATTTTTGTCAAAGAAGACTCTGGAGAGAGACTATAAGGGATGGCTGTTGCCTCTTCGAACTATTGTGAGCGGCAGCATCGCAGAGAACCAACGCGAGAAGGATCACGACCAGGAATCCTCACTTGAGATTCTGTGCATTCTTAACCGAATTGAATCGCTTCTATATTGGTGCATTGAGCTCGTGGAAGAAAGGTTGAAAAGTCACTAG
- the LOC106372437 gene encoding probable receptor-like protein kinase At1g80640 isoform X2, whose product MRLVVSLGASFSLVAIILVCSLWVFHRRRNLKNSGCECGFSRFLNRSTHSKTLDKRSTKQGVVPLIDYSTIEKGTNGFNESNILGRGGFGCVYLATLDNNVQAAVKKLDCDNDEAAREFKCEVEILSKIQHPNIISLLGYSTNDTARFIVYELMPNISLESHLHGASRGLAITITWPMRMKIALDIARGLEYLHERCHPAIIHRDMKSSNILLDCNFNAKISDFGLAVVNGPKKKNLKLSGTVGYVAPEYLLDGQLTEKSDVYAFGVVLLELLLGKKPVEKIGPGECESIITWAMPYLTDRTKLPNVIDPAIRDTMDLKHLYQVAAVAVLCVQPEPSYRPLITDVLHSLIPLVTMELGGTLKTIRRSASMDHC is encoded by the exons ATGAGACTGGTGGTTTCACTTGGAGCTTCTTTTTCCTTAGTTGCAATCATCTTAGTTTGCTCTCTTTGGGTTTTTCATAGAAGAAGAAACCTCAAGAACTCAG GCTGCGAGTGTGGTTTCTCACGGTTCTTGAATCGGTCTACTCACTCAAAAACACTGGACAAGAGATCTACAAAGCAGGGAGTGGTGCCGTTGATTGATTACAGTACGATAGAAAAGGGAACTAATGGTTTCAACGAGAGTAACATTTTGGGTCGAGGTGGATTTGGATGCGTTTATTTAGCTACACTAGACAACAACGTTCAAGCCGCCGTTAAGAAGCTAGACTGTGACAATGACGAAGCAGCAAGAGAGTTTAAG TGTGAAGTTGAGATATTGAGTAAGATCCAGCACCCGAATATAATCTCCTTATTGGGTTATAGCACTAATGATACCGCAAGATTCATTGTCTATGAGCTCATGCCGAATATCTCTCTGGAATCTCACTTGCACg GAGCTTCTAGAGGTTTAGCGATCACAATCACATGGCCTATGAGGATGAAGATTGCTCTTGACATAGCGAG GGGACTAGAGTATTTGCATGAACGTTGCCATCCAGCTATTATTCACAGGGACATGAAATCTTCCAACATATTATTGGATTGTAATTTCAACGCTAAG ATTTCAGATTTTGGTCTTGCTGTTGTGAATggaccgaagaagaagaaccttaAGCTCTCAGGAACAGTTGGCTACGTTGCACCAGAGTATCTTCTCGAcg GACAATTGACAGAGAAGAGTGACGTGTATGCTTTTGGAGTAGTGTTATTAGAGCTTTTACTTGGGAAAAAACCTGTTGAGAAGATAGGTCCTGGTGAATGCGAATCCATCATCACTTGG GCAATGCCTTATCTCACTGATAGAACCAAGTTACCAAACGTCATAGATCCTGCTATTAGAGACACCATGGACTTGAAACATCTTTACCAG GTGGCAGCAGTGGCGGTTTTGTGCGTGCAGCCAGAACCGAGTTATAGACCATTGATTACAGACGTCTTGCATTCTCTTATACCTTTGGTTACCATGGAACTTGGTGGAACCTTGAAAACCATCAGAAGATCTGCTTCCATGGATCACTGCTAA
- the LOC106372434 gene encoding trafficking protein particle complex II-specific subunit 120 homolog, giving the protein MEPDVSIETLSIIRIAVLPIGTIPPPLLRDYHSMLLRHHTIALSAISSFYTEHQKSPFTNQPWDSGSLRFKFVLGGSPPSPWEDFQSNRKILAVIGLCHCPSSPDLVSVTESFNVACRSYSSALVRRCFAFCPGDSQLEDGDKKGENLILFPPSDKQTQEFHLQTMMQDIAASLLMEFEKWVLKAESAGTILKTPLDSQASLNSEEVIKAKKRRLGRAQKTIGDYSLLAGSPVDANAHYSTALELARLTGDYFWYAGALEGSVCALLVDRMGQRDVALEDEVRYRYTNVILHYRKSFIQEIAQRVSPLSFELEATLKLARFLCRRELAKEVVELLTNAADGAKSLIDASDRLIVYVEVARLFGELGYQRKAAFFCRQVAQLYLQQDNRLAAISAMQVLSMTTDAYRIQSRASVSKVSVNNETGSRQPDAGKMHHHSIVSLFESQWSSLQMVVLREILLSAVRAGDPLAAWSAAARLLRWHYPLITPSGQNGLASSLANSADRLPSGTRCADPALPFVRLFSFPLHSSQVDIVKRNPAREDWWTGSAPSGPFIYTPFSKGDANESSKQELIWVVGEPVQVLVELANPCCFELRVDSIYLSAHSKNFDAFPVSVDIPPNSAKVITLSGIPTAVGPVTIPGCTVHCFGVITEHVFRDVDNLLLGAAQGLVFSDPFRSCGSAKLRHVFVPNISVVPPLPLLVANVVGGDGAIILYEGEIREVCINFANAGTVPIEQAHVSLSGKNQDAVISIADEALQSALPLKPGAQVTLPVTLKAWHVGPVDSDNAVGGGRNAAGNTGRPKDGTSPSLLIHYAGPVSNNGDPQEKESVVPPGRRLVVPLQICVLQGLSFVKARLLSMEIPAHVGDNLRDEDIETESNTDRLVKINPFRGSWGLRFLELELSNPTDVVFEISVFVQLEKSPKEDDSSPVQDSPEYEYPKTRIDRDYSARVLIPLEHFKLPVLDGSFFTKDPPPGTPSSSRHPSFSEKNTKAEINGLIKNLISKIKVRWQSGRNSSGELDIKDAIQTALQTTVMDVLLPDPLTFGFRLVRNDSETKAQSPLSKGSVLSHEVTPMEVLVRNNTSEAIKLNLSVTCRDVAGQNCAEGADATVLWAGALSGISMEVAPLQETRHCFSLYFLVPGEYTMVAAAVIEDANNVLRARARTTSPNEPIFCRGPPFHVRVTGGEM; this is encoded by the exons ATGGAGCCTGACGTCAGCATCGAGACTTTATCCATCATCCGGATCGCCGTCCTCCCGATCGGCACCATCCCTCCGCCGCTTCTCCGGGACTACCACTCCATGCTCCTCCGCCACCACACGATCGCCCTCTCCGCCATCAGCTCCTTCTACACTGAGCACCAGAAGTCCCCCTTCACGAATCAGCCGTGGGACTCCGGATCCCTCCGCTTCAAATTCGTGCTCGGCGGTTCTCCGCCCAGCCCCTGGGAGGATTTCCAGTCTAACCGGAAGATTCTCGCCGTGATCGGGCTCTGCCACTGTCCTTCCTCCCCTGATCTCGTTTCCGTCACCGAGAGCTTCAACGTCGCGTGTAGGAGCTACTCGTCGGCTCTTGTCCGCCGCTGCTTCGCCTTCTGCCCCGGCGATTCGCAA CTTGAAGATGGAGACAAGAAGGGTGAAAATCTGATTCTGTTTCCACCATCCGATAAGCAAACTCAGGAGTTTCATCTGCAAACGATGATGCAAGACATTGCGGCTTCGCTGCTAATGGAGTTTGAAAAGTGGGTTCTCAAGGCGGAATCTGCTGGCACGATTTTGAAGACGCCTTTGGATTCCCAAGCTAGTCTCAACTCAGAGGAG GTTATCAAGGCCAAAAAGCGTAGACTGGGACGCGCTCAGAAAACTATTGGAGACTATTCCTTGTTGGCTGGTTCGCCTGTTGATGCCAATGCTCACTACTCCACTGCTTTGGAACTGGCCAGATTGACAGGAGATTACTTCTGGTATGCGGGTGCCTTGGAAGGCAGTGTTTGTGCCTTACTG GTAGATCGAATGGGTCAACGGGATGTGGCTTTAGAGGATGAAGTTAGATATCGATACACTAATGTTATCTTACACTACAGAAAATCATTTATTCAAGAAATTGCTCAAAG AGTTTCTCCCCTAAGCTTTGAACTTGAAGCTACCCTTAAACTGGCGAGATTTCTTTGCAG GAGGGAACTGGCTAAGGAAGTAGTAGAGCTATTGACCAATGCTGCCGATGGTGCAAAGTCTTTAATTGACGCCAGTGATAGGCTCATAGTATATGTTGAAGTAGCACGTTTATTTGGAGAACTTGGTTATCAACGGAAAGCAGCCTTCTTCTGTAGACAGGTCGCCCAATTGTATTTGCAGCAAGACAATCGATTGGCTGCTATCAGTGCCATGCAAGTTCTCTCTATGACAACTGATGCATATAGAATCCAAAGTAGAGCATCCGTGTCAAAAGTTTCTGTTAACAAT GAAACTGGATCTCGTCAACCTGATGCTGGGAAAATGCATCATCATTCCATTGTCTCCCTGTTCGAGTCCCAGTGGAGCAGTTTGCAGATGGTTGTGCTTAGGGAGATACTCCTCTCTGCTGTTCGTGCTGGAGATCCCCTTGCTGCGTGGAGTGCTGCAGCAAGGCTTCTGAGGTGGCATTATCCTCTAATTACACCTTCAGGTCAAAATGGGCTTGCTAGCTCCCTTGCAAATTCAGCGGATAGATTGCCTTCGGGGACTCGCTGTGCTGACCCTGCCTTGCCATTTGTAAG GCTATTCTCTTTCCCACTCCATTCTTCCCAAGTGGACATCGTAAAACGCAATCCAGCAAGAGAAGATTGGTGGACAGGATCCGCTCCTTCTGGGCCATTTATCTATACTCCTTTCAGCAAGGGAGATGCAAACGAAAGTAGCAAGCAGGAATTGATATGGGTGGTTGGTGAACCAGTTCAGGTCTTAGTGGAGTTGGCAAATCCGTGTTGCTTTGAATTAAGGGTGGATAGTATTTATCTCTCAGCTCACTCAAAAAACTTTGATGCCTTTCCTGTCAGTGTGGACATTCCCCCTAACTCCGCAAAGGTGATCACGCTATCTGGTATTCCAACAGCAGTAGGACCAGTGACAATTCCAGGCTGCACAGTTCACTGCTTTGGTGTAATCACAGAACATGTTTTCAGGGATGTTGACAATCTACTTCTTGGAGCAGCACAAGGACTCGTATTTTCTGACCCTTTCAGATCCTGTGGATCTGCAAAGCTACGACATGTATTTGTTCCTAATATATCAGTTGTACCGCCGTTGCCCCTCCTTGTGGCAAATGTTGTTGGTGGTGATGGTGCAATTATTCTGTATGAAGGTGAAATTCGCGAGGTGTGTATAAACTTTGCAAATGCTGGTACAGTCCCAATAGAACAAGCACATGTCTCGCTCTCTGGAAAGAATCAGGATGCTGTTATCTCTATAGCGGATGAAGCTTTACAGTCTGCTCTTCCCTTGAAACCCGGGGCACAAGTGACTCTACCTGTGACTCTAAAAGCTTGGCATGTGGGGCCAGTGGATTCGGACAATGCTGTTGGCGGTGGCAGGAACGCTGCGGGCAACACAGGGAGACCAAAAGATGGAACTAGCCCTTCATTGCTTATTCACTATGCAG GACCGGTGTCTAACAATGGAGATCCCCAGGAAAAAGAATCTGTCGTGCCACCTGGCAGACGTCTTGTTGTTCCCTTACAGATTTGTGTTTTACAAGGTTTATCTTTTGTGAAAGCTCGATTGCTTTCCATGGAGATCCCTGCACATGTGGGTGACAACCTTCGGGATGAAGACATTGAAACAGAGAGCAATACAGACAGACTTGTCAAGATCAATCCCTTTCGGGGAAGCTGGGGCTTACGGTTTCTTGAACTCGAGTTATCTAACCCAACGGACGTTGTTTTTGAGATCAGCGTCTTTGTTCAGCTGGAAAAATCCCCAAAGGAAGATGATTCTTCCCCAGTCCAAGATTCTCCAGAGTATGAGTACCCAAAAACAAGAATCGACCGAGACTATTCCGCTAGGGTACTAATACCATTGGAGCATTTCAAGCTACCGGTTCTTGACGGTTCGTTCTTCACAAAGGACCCTCCGCCAGGCACCCCTTCAAGTAGTAGACATCCGAGCTTCTCAGAGAAGAACACGAAAGCTGAGATAAATGGATTGATCAAAAATCTCATTTCTAAGATAAAAGTCAGGTGGCAATCGGGAAGGAACAGCTCAGGAGAACTGGACATAAAGGATGCAATTCAGACAGCTCTCCAGACGACCGTGATGGATGTGTTGCTCCCAGATCCGCTAACATTTGGTTTCAGACTGGTCAGAAACGATTCGGAGACAAAAGCTCAGTCACCGTTGTCAAAGGGATCAGTTTTGTCACATGAAGTCACACCTATGGAGGTTCTGGTCCGCAATAACACAAGCGAAGCAATCAAGTTGAATTTAAGTGTTACTTGTAGAGACGTAGCTGGACAGAACTGCGCTGAAGGAGCTGATGCCACTGTCCTATGGGCTG GTGCTCTTAGTGGAATCTCAATGGAAGTTGCGCCCCTGCAAGAAACAAGACACTGTTTCTCGCTCTACTTCCTTGTTCCCGGAGAGTACACGATGGTAGCGGCGGCTGTGATTGAAGATGCTAACAATGTACTTAGAGCAAGGGCAAGAACCACATCTCCAAACGAACCCATCTTTTGTCGCGGACCGCCTTTCCATGTCCGTGTCACTGGAGGCGAAATGTGA
- the LOC106372438 gene encoding polynucleotide 5'-hydroxyl-kinase NOL9, which produces MSESEKKPLIIPKDWSDAASSVSCISLQPPVALVCGPKDSGKSTFSRNLVKVLLQRYKRVAYLDIDVGQPEFTLPGFLSLTVVDRSILDQDWAAPCLMTPERCFFYGDDSSKRDPKAYLQFVYTLFDYYQLNFCKSSENKTALPLVINTPGWVKGIGYHVLVDVLRYVSPSHVVKINIYDYNKNLPAGLFWLDGYHDEIPHLMEIQSAYRVSYKRSAAEKHDRRLMRDARIVAYFKQCIKGKEVDTNKELSYELASLVPYEVPISSLTISHLHCQIPSSELFYSLNASIVGLGISSDVFEDLPLCVGLGIVRGIDTERGILYVITPVAENVVEKVDLLWQGFIQLPTSLLEVKDYRSPYLSPYVLAST; this is translated from the exons ATGTCGGAATCAGAAAAGAAACCACTTATCATACCAAAGGACTGGTCTGATGCAGCGAGTTCCGTTTCCTGCATTTCGTTGCAACCGCCTGTAGCTTTGGTCTGTGGTCCTAAAGACAGTGGGAAGAGCACGTTCTCCCGCAATCTTGTTAAAGTTCTTCTACAAAG ATACAAGAGAGTTGCTTATTTGGACATTGATGTTGGTCAGCCTGAGTTCACTCTACCTGGTTTCCTCTCACTCACAGTTGTCGATAGATCAATTCTAg ACCAGGATTGGGCAGCTCCATGTTTAATGACACCGGAGAG ATGTTTTTTCTATGGTGATGATTCTTCAAAGAGAGATCCAAAGGCTTATCTACAGTTTGTGTACACCTTGTTCGATTACTACCAGCTTAACTTCTGCAAGTCGAGCGAGAATAAAACTGCGTTGCCTCTTGTCATCAACACACCAGGCTGGGTTAAAG GTATTGGTTATCATGTATTGGTGGACGTATTGAGATATGTTTCTCCCTCCCATGTTGTGAAAATCAACATCTATGATTACAACAAGAACCTTCCAGCTGGGTTGTTCTGGTTAGACGGTTATCATGATGAGATACCTCATTTGATGGAGATTCAATCTGCTTACCGAGTCAGTTACAAGCGATC CGCAGCAGAAAAGCATGATCGTCGTTTGATGAGGGATGCGCGTATAGTCGCCTACTTCAAGCAATGCATTAAAGGAAAAGAAGTAGACACGAACAAAGAGCTAAGCTATGAGCTCGCTTCTCTTGTTCCTTATGAGGTTCCAATATCGAGTTTAACAATCAGTCATCTACATTGTCAG ATCCCAAGTTCAGAGTTGTTTTATAGTTTGAATGCTTCCATTGTTGGCTTGGGGATTAGCTCTGATGTGTTTGAAGATTTGCCTTTATGCGTTGGTCTTG GAATCGTGAGGGGTATAGACACCGAGAGAGGAATCTTGTATGTGATCACTCCAGTTGCTGAAAATGTAGTTGAGAAGGTTGATCTTCTATGGCAAGGCTTTATCCAGTTACCTACTAGTCTTTTGGAGGTGAAGGATTACAGGTCTCCATATCTATCTCCCTATGTCCTAGCTTCCACCTAA